A single genomic interval of Musa acuminata AAA Group cultivar baxijiao chromosome BXJ3-4, Cavendish_Baxijiao_AAA, whole genome shotgun sequence harbors:
- the LOC135636940 gene encoding ABC transporter G family member 12-like, translating into MEIEAPASSSELHVASAAAYLVWEDLTAVLPNYGGGRQPKKLIDGLSGYAVPGRIMAIMGPSGSGKSTLLDSLAGRLGRNVVLTGRVLLNGKKRRLDYGVVAYVRQENVFLGTLTVRETITYSAHLRLPATMSKKEVASVVEGTIEEMGLHDCADRAIGNWHLRGISGGEKKRLSIALEILTRPRLLFLDEPTSGLDSASAFFVIQTLKQIALDGNKTIISSIHQPSSEVFALIDDLCLLSGGEAVYTGDAKLATKFFAEVGFPCPSRRNPSDHFLRCINSDFDHVNATMKGSMKLHEEAESSIDPLSKLGTSEIKAILIQRYKSSEYAMATKRQIQDISKIEGLIFESEKGSQASWWKQLRTLTKRSFANMSRDIGYYWLRIIIYMVVSVCVGTIYFDVGTSYTAILARASCGGFVSGFMTFMSIGGFPSFIEEMKVFTCERQNGHYGVAAYILSNFLSSSPFLVAIAFASGSITYFMVKFRNGFSHFAYFTISLYASIAVIESLMMIVASLVPNFLMGIITGAGIIGIMMMTAGFFRLLPDLPKPVWRYPVSLISYGSWALQGNYKNDLIGLKFDPLIPGDPKLSGEYIIENIFGISLNRSKWIDLMAIFVLLISYRITFFLILKLREKISSVFRMIYLRATLKQTMKPKRRTMSFSSRHSTEHPMALGEGLSSPLP; encoded by the exons ATGGAGATAGAAGCACCGGCCTCCTCCTCGGAGCTGCACGTCGCGTCGGCGGCGGCCTACTTGGTGTGGGAGGACCTCACGGCCGTGCTGCCAAACTACGGCGGTGGTCGACAGCCTAAGAAGTTGATAGACGGCCTAAGCGGGTACGCGGTGCCTGGCCGGATCATGGCCATCATGGGGCCGTCCGGCTCCGGCAAGTCCACTCTTCTCGACTCTTTGGCAG GGAGGCTTGGAAGGAATGTTGTTTTGACCGGAAGGGTGCTTCTCAATGGAAAGAAGAGAAGGTTGGACTACGGTGTGGTG GCATACGTGAGACAAGAAAATGTGTTTCTTGGAACCCTCACTGTCAGAGAAACCATTACCTATTCAGCTCATCTGAGGCTCCCGGCCACCATGAGCAAGAAGGAGGTGGCAAGTGTAGTCGAAGGGACGATAGAAGAGATGGGCTTGCACGACTGTGCCGACCGTGCGATAGGAAATTGGCATTTAAGAGGGATAAGCGGTGGAGAGAAGAAGAGGCTAAGCATTGCACTTGAGATACTAACGCGTCCTCGTCTTCTGTTCCTCGATGAACCAACGAGTGGACTTGACAGTGCCTCAGCTTTCTTTGTGATCCAGACACTCAAGCAGATTGCACTCGACGGCAATAAGACCATCATCTCCTCCATCCACCAGCCTAGCAGTGAAGTTTTTGCTCTCATTGATGACCTCTGCCTACTGTCAGGAGGAGAGGCTGTCTATACTGGAGATGCTAAGCTGGCCACCAAG TTCTTTGCAGAAGTTGGATTTCCGTGTCCCAGCAGAAGAAATCCTTCCGATCACTTCCTTAGATGTATAAATTCTGATTTTGATCATGTTAATGCCACAATGAAAGGCTCAATGAAATTACATGAG GAGGCAGAATCATCTATAGATCCTTTGTCAAAGTTAGGCACCTCAGAGATCAAAGCTATTCTTATCCAAAGATACAAGAGCTCAGAGTATGCCATGGCAACCAAAAGGCAAATACAAGACATATCCAAGATA GAAGGGCTTATATTTGAATCAGAAAAAGGGAGCCAAGCTTCTTGGTGGAAGCAGCTCAGAACTCTCACAAAGAGGTCTTTTGCAAACATGTCGAGAGACATCGGATATTACTGGTTAAGGATCATAATTTACATGGTTGTATCTGTGTGCGTCGGCAccatttactttgatgttggcacAAGCTACACTGCCATACTGGCGAGAGCTTCTTGCGGCGGTTTCGTCTCAGGCTTCATGACATTCATGTCCATCGGAGGATTTCCCTCCTTTATCGAAGAGATGAAGGTCTTTACATGTGAAAGACAAAATGGCCACTACGGAGTCGCAGCATACATCCTCTCTAACTTCCTCTCCTCATCACCATTCTTGGTTGCAATTGCCTTCGCTAGTGGATCAATAACCTACTTCATGGTGAAGTTTAGAAATGGTTTCTCGCACTTTGCCTACTTCACTATAAGTCTTTACGCCAGCATTGCGGTGATAGAGAGCCTGATGATGATTGTCGCATCACTTGTGCCTAATTTCTTGATGGGCATCATAACTGGAGCTGGCATCATT GGAATTATGATGATGACGGCAGGGTTCTTTCGCTTGCTACCAGATCTTCCGAAGCCTGTTTGGCGATATCCAGTTTCCTTGATCAGCTATGGTTCATGGGCATTGCAG GGAAACTACAAGAATGATTTGATAGGGCTCAAGTTCGACCCGTTGATCCCCGGAGATCCCAAACTAAGCGGGGAGTATATTATCGAAAACATCTTCGGGATCAGCTTAAACCGATCGAAGTGGATAGATCTAATGGCCATCTTCGTCTTGCTCATATCGTACCGGATTACCTTCTTTCTTATCTTGAAGCTTAGAGAGAAGATATCGTCGGTGTTCCGAATGATCTACCTGAGAGCAACTCTGAAACAGACCATGAAGCCTAAGAGGAGGACGATGTCCTTCTCGTCGAGGCACTCAACAGAGCATCCCATGGCTTTGGGAGAAGGACTTAGCTCCCCACTTCCATGA